In Meiothermus sp. CFH 77666, a single window of DNA contains:
- a CDS encoding NEW3 domain-containing protein encodes MLRITMLMLTLLGFAAAQGYRGLALYTPYPAQSVRVGETVSLPISLKSFGLPPQSVQVRVVEAAQGWKVGLLGGGRVVSAVYVLPDAEQSLSLRLEPPQRVQPGTYRFRLVALGSGGVRAELPIALTLGQILPKRLSLETELPVLKGAPTASFRYRVTLKNESDQDLLVNLEADAPENFRVSFSTAFGGQEVNSLPLKAGENRELEVQVTPPRQVEAKPYAVTLRALAGDTRADLVVNLDITGQVELNLTTPEGRLSGRAYAGRENPIKLVVKNTGSAPAENVELSASEPSGWEVKFEPDKIEKIAAGAESEVTAKIKPSPRAVAGDYMLNLRASAGSASASADYRVTVQTSTLWGLVGVALIAVAVGAVGFAVSRFGRR; translated from the coding sequence ATGCTGCGCATAACCATGCTTATGCTCACGCTGTTAGGCTTTGCTGCAGCCCAGGGATACCGCGGGTTGGCACTGTACACCCCCTACCCCGCCCAAAGCGTGCGGGTGGGCGAAACGGTGAGCCTGCCCATCTCGCTTAAGAGCTTCGGCCTGCCCCCCCAGAGTGTGCAGGTGCGGGTAGTGGAGGCGGCCCAGGGCTGGAAGGTGGGTTTGTTGGGTGGTGGACGGGTGGTGAGTGCGGTGTACGTGCTGCCCGACGCGGAACAAAGTCTTTCGCTGCGCCTCGAGCCCCCCCAGCGGGTTCAACCAGGCACCTACCGCTTCCGACTGGTGGCTCTGGGAAGCGGGGGTGTGCGGGCCGAGCTGCCCATTGCTCTTACCCTGGGCCAGATCCTGCCTAAACGGCTCTCTTTGGAGACCGAACTGCCGGTACTCAAAGGGGCTCCGACCGCCAGTTTCCGTTACCGGGTAACCCTGAAAAACGAAAGTGACCAGGACTTGCTGGTCAACCTCGAGGCTGACGCACCGGAGAACTTTCGGGTGAGCTTCAGCACGGCCTTTGGTGGTCAGGAAGTTAACAGCCTGCCCCTGAAAGCCGGGGAGAACCGGGAGCTCGAGGTGCAGGTTACACCCCCCCGGCAGGTCGAAGCCAAGCCCTATGCGGTAACCCTGCGCGCTCTGGCTGGCGATACCAGGGCCGATCTGGTGGTGAACCTGGACATCACGGGGCAGGTGGAGCTGAACCTGACCACCCCCGAGGGCCGGCTTTCGGGCCGGGCCTATGCGGGCCGGGAGAACCCCATCAAGCTGGTGGTCAAGAACACCGGCAGTGCGCCTGCCGAAAATGTAGAGCTCTCGGCCAGCGAGCCCTCGGGCTGGGAAGTTAAGTTTGAGCCCGACAAAATCGAGAAAATTGCTGCGGGTGCAGAATCGGAGGTAACGGCCAAAATCAAGCCCTCGCCCAGGGCCGTGGCGGGAGATTACATGCTTAACCTTCGCGCTTCTGCCGGCTCGGCCTCCGCCTCGGCGGACTACCGGGTCACGGTGCAAACCTCCACCCTGTGGGGGCTGGTGGGGGTGGCGTTGATCGCTGTGGCGGTGGGGGCGGTAGGTTTTGCAGTCTCGCGTTTTGGACGGCGCTAG
- a CDS encoding ABC transporter ATP-binding protein, whose amino-acid sequence MVIETQGLSKRYGKVVAVEDLNLRIEAGEVYGLLGPNGSGKTTTILMLLGLTEPSGGTVRVLGLDPVREPLSLKKQVGYLPDSVGFYGEMTAWENLSYIARLNGLPRAEAEARIARVLERMGLAEVAHRPVSAFSRGMRQRLGLAEVLLKEPKVVILDEPTLGLDPEAAQAFLQIIQGLKAEGITVLLSSHLLHQVQAICDRVGLFHKGKLVLEGRVEELAQRVLGGAYRIRLGASPLEGLQARLQALPEVSRVSLEDGEVRLEATQDVRPLVARTVLEAGAALHSLILEKPSLDEVYARYFQEVRHAA is encoded by the coding sequence ATGGTCATCGAGACCCAGGGCCTGAGCAAGCGGTACGGCAAGGTGGTGGCCGTCGAGGATCTAAACCTTCGCATCGAGGCGGGAGAGGTGTACGGCCTGTTGGGGCCCAACGGCTCAGGAAAAACCACCACCATTCTGATGCTGCTGGGCCTCACGGAGCCCAGTGGGGGCACGGTGCGGGTGCTGGGCCTGGATCCGGTGCGCGAGCCGTTATCGCTCAAAAAACAGGTAGGGTACTTGCCGGACTCGGTTGGCTTTTACGGCGAGATGACCGCCTGGGAGAACCTGTCCTATATAGCCCGTCTGAACGGCCTGCCCCGCGCCGAAGCCGAGGCCCGTATCGCACGGGTGCTGGAAAGGATGGGCCTGGCCGAGGTGGCCCACCGTCCGGTAAGTGCTTTCTCGAGGGGTATGCGCCAGCGGCTAGGCCTGGCCGAAGTGCTGCTCAAAGAGCCCAAGGTGGTCATCCTGGACGAGCCCACCCTGGGCCTGGATCCGGAGGCTGCCCAGGCGTTTTTGCAGATTATTCAGGGCTTGAAGGCAGAGGGTATTACGGTGTTGCTGTCCTCCCATCTGCTGCACCAGGTGCAGGCCATCTGCGACCGGGTCGGCCTCTTCCACAAAGGAAAGCTGGTGCTGGAGGGCCGGGTGGAGGAGCTGGCCCAGCGGGTGCTGGGTGGAGCCTACCGGATTCGCCTGGGGGCCAGCCCCCTGGAGGGCTTGCAAGCGCGTTTGCAGGCCCTACCGGAGGTCAGCCGGGTCAGCCTGGAGGATGGAGAGGTGCGCCTCGAGGCTACCCAGGACGTGCGTCCGCTGGTGGCCCGGACGGTACTCGAGGCCGGAGCGGCACTGCACAGCCTGATACTGGAAAAACCCAGCCTGGATGAGGTCTACGCCCGCTATTTCCAGGAGGTGCGGCATGCGGCTTAG
- a CDS encoding ABC transporter permease, with product MRLSAGTRREGSPWTGVWAVFFKEVADHLSSTRMRILEVLILLSAVGAVYAGARTLQQTVSEDPFLLLQVFTAAQDPLPSFVAFLSFFLPLAAIALGFDAINSEYNRNTLSRVLAQPIYRDALLWGKFLAGLATLALILLALFLLVVGLSLIFLGVPPNTEEVARALLFLLATLAYAGVWLGIALLFSVLFRSAATSALAAIAVWLFFALFWGIIAQLLAQAVSPYDPFRPESELRQAEALVAFSRVSPNTLYAEAIQVLLNPAVRSLGPVLITQLQGALLGSPLPLGQSLLLAWPQLTGLIALTLLLFALTYVLFQRREVRA from the coding sequence ATGCGGCTTAGTGCGGGCACAAGGCGCGAGGGTTCGCCCTGGACGGGGGTCTGGGCGGTTTTTTTCAAGGAGGTGGCCGACCATCTCTCGAGCACCCGGATGCGAATTCTGGAAGTGCTGATACTCCTCTCGGCAGTGGGCGCGGTGTACGCCGGGGCGCGCACCTTGCAGCAAACCGTAAGCGAAGATCCCTTCCTGCTGTTGCAGGTTTTCACCGCCGCGCAGGATCCTCTGCCCTCCTTTGTGGCTTTCCTGAGCTTTTTCCTGCCTCTGGCGGCAATTGCCCTGGGCTTCGATGCCATCAACAGCGAGTACAACCGCAACACCCTTTCGCGGGTTCTGGCCCAGCCTATCTACCGCGATGCCCTGCTGTGGGGCAAGTTCCTGGCGGGGCTGGCTACGCTGGCCCTGATCCTGCTGGCGCTCTTCTTGCTGGTGGTGGGCCTTTCCCTGATATTCCTGGGCGTACCTCCCAACACCGAGGAGGTGGCCCGGGCCCTACTCTTCCTCCTGGCTACACTGGCCTACGCCGGGGTCTGGCTGGGTATTGCCCTGCTATTTTCGGTGCTCTTTCGGAGTGCGGCCACTTCGGCGCTGGCGGCGATTGCGGTGTGGCTTTTCTTTGCGCTTTTCTGGGGCATCATCGCCCAACTGCTGGCCCAGGCGGTGTCGCCCTACGACCCCTTCCGTCCCGAGAGTGAACTGCGCCAGGCAGAAGCGCTGGTGGCTTTTTCCCGCGTTTCCCCCAACACCCTTTACGCCGAGGCCATCCAGGTTCTTCTCAATCCGGCGGTGCGGAGCCTGGGGCCGGTGCTCATCACCCAGCTTCAGGGGGCCTTGCTGGGTTCGCCCTTGCCCCTGGGGCAGAGCCTGCTTTTAGCCTGGCCCCAGCTCACCGGGCTGATTGCGCTGACCCTGCTGCTATTTGCGCTGACCTATGTACTCTTCCAGCGGCGAGAAGTGCGGGCCTGA